Below is a genomic region from Roseovarius arcticus.
GGTGGTCTTAAGGAAAGCGTTGAAATCGTCGTGTATCGGCTTGATGACCTCATTGAATTTCTTGCGAAAGGCCGCGTGACCCTCGGTATCGTTGACCGACATGCCCGACAGGTGTGGCGGGATGTCCGCATCCTCAATCTCGTTTTCCGAGCATGAAATGATGCGCACCCACGGCACGCCGAACTGCTTGATCGCGGGGAACAGGATCACATTATCGACGGCGATCACATCCGGCTTAATCTTGGCGAGGATGCCCGGCAGGTCCTTTTCGGCCCATTTTGCGCTGTCGACGATCGCCTCCCAGCATTCCTTGACGTAGTTGTCGATCTGGTCGATCGGCGTTTTGCGAAAGTTGGGGATGTGTCCGTTGATAAAATCCTCCCAGAACTTGGCCATTTTCTCGGGGGGCATCGGCTCGCTCAGGTTTACGGGATACGCCTCAAAGCCATAGTCCTTGTAGATATCGACAAAGCCGGGATCGGATAGGAACACCACCTTATGACCCTTCCGCTCGACCGCTTGCGCGATACCGACGGAATTGAGGGCAGGGCCAAAGGCGGCCTCGGGAAAGAAGGCGAAGGTTTTCTGGGTCATTGGGTGGTCTCCTTGTCGGTTTGGTCTGCTGCCGCTTGGACGCGGTCATTGGTGTGTCAGAGGGGGAATGCACGGGTGTCGCGCGCAGCCCAGTAAACGATGATTTCGTCGCCCTCGGCCACTGGGCGGGCCTCGGCATCACCAGCCGTCAGGCGCATCAGGATTGGCTCGGGCGCGGCAGGGGTTTTCAGGTGCACTTGCAGATCAAGCCCGTGATAGGCGGTCGCGACTACCCTGCCGGTGGTGCTGTTCTCGGCCTTAGGAATCAGGCTCAGACGTTCGGGGCGCACGGCCGCCACGCCTTGCTGGCCATCGCTCAGCGGCGTTCCGGCGGCAATGACGCTGCCATCCTCGGCGAAAAGCTGGCCGGCATTCTCGCGTACAGGAAAGAAGTTCATCACGCCAATAAAGTCCGCGGCAAAGCGGCTGCCGGGATGCTCGTAAATCTCGCGCGGTGTGCCTGATTGCAGTAACTTGCCATCCTTCAGGATCGCGACGCGGTCGGCCATCACCAGCGCTTCCTCCTGGTCGTGCGTCACGATGATGAAGGTGATGCCGAACTCATGCTGAATGCGCTTGAGCTCCAATTGCATTTCGCCGCGCAGCTTCTTGTCCAGCGCGCCCAGCGGCTCGTCCAATAGCAGCACACGGGGCCGTTTGACCAGCGCACGCGCCAACGCCACACGCTGGCGCTGGCCGCCCGATAGTTGGTCGGGCTTGCGCTTGGCCAGATGGCTTAGCTGGATCACTTCGAGGATCTCATCAACGCGGGATTTGATCTGGACCTTTGGCAGCTTCTCCATCTCCAGCCCGTAGGCGATGTTCTGCGCTACGCTCATATGCGGGAACAGCGCGTAGGACTGAAACATCAGGTTGACGGGGCGGTGATTGGGCGGAACGTTGGACACATCCTTGCCGTCGAGAATGATTTGCCCCGCATCGGGTATCTCAAAGCCGGCCAGCATCCGCAGCAACGTTGTTTTGCCACTACCGGACGCACCCAAGAGGGCGAAGAACTCGTTCTCATGGATGTCGAGGTCGATCCCGTCGATGGCGCGGACCGCACCAAAATGCTTCGAGGCGCCCTTGATCGATAGCAATGCGTCGGTCATTGGCCCGGTAGCCCCCCACGGTTCAGACGTTGCGACAGGGCCAGGATGATAACCGAGACGGTCATGACAATAGCGGCGAGCGCGTTGATTTCAGGGGTGACGCCGAAACGGATCATGGCAAAGATTTGCATCGGTAGTGTGATGGAATCTCGGCCCGCGCCTGCGGTAAAGAACGCGATGATGAATTCGTCCAGCGACAGGGTGAATGCCAGCAGCGCACCGGCGATCACGGCGGGCAGCATGACGGGTAGCACCACGCGCCAGAGTGTGACGATCATCGGCGCCCCCAGATCAGCGGACGCCTCGACGATAGCCCAGTCGAACGTTTTCAGCCGTGCGCGCACGACCGAGCAGACAAAGGCGAGATTAAAGACGACATGGCTGACGATCACAGTGTGCAGGCCCATCGTGAAGTTAAGCAACGAGAAAAAGCTGAGCAACGCGATCGCCAGTACAATGTCGGGGATAATCATGGGGGCAAAGATTATCGTCTCAAGGAACCGTCCCTTGCGGCGGCGGATTTCGACACCAACGGCAAGCAGCGTGCCGAGGATTGTCGCGAGAATGGTGGACACTATGGCAACGATCAGCGTGTTTAGGGCGGCGCCCATGATGTCGCCATTGCGGAACAACTCGCCGTACCATTTGACCGAAAATCCTGTCCATACGGTGGGCAACCCGCCCTCATTGAACGACAGCGCGAAGAGAACGGAAATCGGGATATAGAGGAACGCAAAAACCGCCGAGAGGATCATCAGCATCAGTTTCGGGTTGGCGGTGCCGCGCATGATCTAGTCCTCCCGCCGCGCGCCAGAGGCACGCTCGGTCGCGAAGGTCTGAAGGGTTAGCAGGCCCATCATGATCGCAATCAGGAACATCGACAGCGCGGCGCCAAAGGGCCAGTCATTCGCGGTAAGAAACTGCGCATAGACGAGGTTGCCGATCATCTGGAATTGCCCTCCTCCTAGAAGTGCCGGTGTCACGAAATTGCCGATGCTGAGGACAAAGACAAAGACAAAGCCCGTCGCGATCCCCGGCACTGTCATAGGCAGGATCACCCGGCGGAACGTGGTCCAGCCACCGCCACCCAGATCGCGCGACGCCTCTGCGATCTCGGGGTTGAGGCGCGACAGCGGCGCGTAGCAGGCCAGAATGACGAAAGGCAGGTAGTTATAGACCAGCCCGATCACCACGGCGGTTTCGGTATAGAGCATCTTGGGCAAGTCCCCGTCATAGCCCAGCCAAACAGCGACGCCGGCGATCAGCCCTTCGCGATTCAACATCACGATCCATGCGTAGGTGCGCACGAGATAATTCGACCAAAACGGCAGCACTGCGAAAAAGAGCAGCGTTGCCTGACGGCGGGATGGCGCGGCGGCGATGGCGTAGGCGGCAGCGTAGCCGATCACAACGGCAATGGTCGCTGACAGCCCCGCGATCCACGCCGATTTCAGGAAAATCCCCGCATAGAGAGGGTCGAACACCAGCGCGATATTTTCCATCGTAAAGGTATATTCGATGCCGCCATAAATACCGCGCCGAAAAAACGCCAGCGCAAGGACAAGCAAGCACGGCACCACCATGAAAGCAGTGAGCCACACCAGCGCCGGCGTCATCAGGTATAGCGGTTTGCGGTCGGTCATCTGCTCGCTTTGGTCAGGTGAGCGAAGCGCGAGTGCGCCTCCCTCCGAGGTCTTGTCAGGTGGCGGATCAGTTGGCTTTGATCTCGGACACGATGCGCGAATACGCGCGCTGGGCCTCGCCCACATCGCGCAGCTGCTCATACTTCAGCAGCTGGTCGGGGGTGATGCCCATGTTCGGGTACTGCGCGACGAAATCCTCGGATAATGCCTCCATCGCCGACTTGTTCGGCACCTTGTAGAGGATATTCTCGGCGGCCCAGCCGTGGTTCGCGGGTTCGAGGATAAAGTCGACGAAGGCGTAGGCGGCCTCCTTGTGCTCGGAATTTTTGAGGATCACCATGGTATCGACCCAGAGGTCTGATCCCTCGCTGGGGACGATATATTTGATGTCAGCATTTTCCGCGATGCCGTAGTTGCACCATCCGTCCCATGCCTGCACCAGCTCGGCCTCGCCCGACACCAGCTTGGCGTAAAAGGTAGTATCATCATAGGCCAGCAGGGTGCCTTTGGTTTCGATCAGTTGGTCGCGGACGGTGGCCAATTCATCCGCGTCGGTGGTGTTGACCGAATAGCCGTTTGCCAGCATCGCGGCGCCTAGCAGCCAGCGGTCGGTGGCCAGCATGGTGGTCTTGCCGCTCAGCGCCTCCGTTGGTTTCAGCAGGTCGCTCCAGCTATCCGGCGTGCCTTCGACTAAATCCGAGCGATAGCAGAGGCCCGTCGTACCCCACGCATAGGGCAGCGAAAATGTGTTGCCTTCATCGTGCGACAGCTGTGTCGCCTGCTCGTAAAGGTTTGTAATATTGGGGATCTTGTCGTGGTCCAATTCCTCGGCCAGCCCCAGATTGTGCAGCACCTCGGCGAAGGGGGACGACACGAATACCACGTCATAGCCCTTGCCCTTGGACGCGATCAGCTTGCCCATGATCTCCTCATTGGTGCCGTGCAGCACCAGTTCGGCCTCGTTGCCGGTGGCCTCATTGAAAGCGTCGATAGCCCCGGGTGCCATGTAGCCGTCCCAATTGGACACCACCAGTTTTTCGGCCCCCGCGACGGTGGCCGAAAGGGCCAGCGCTGTGCCAAGCGCTGCGGCACCAATAACCTTGAGTTTACTAAACATCGTATTCCTCCGCTTTTGCTGTCAGTGCGCGGGGCATCATGGCCGCCGCGTCATTTTTGGTATTGGTGGACATTATAGATCAATTTCCGCAACAGTATTAAGATTAGTAAAAATACGTCAAACTGTATTCGGTGTTCTTTTGTGCCTTTGGCCCGAACCTGCTGCTCGCCCCGCAGGCGGTAAGGTATGAACGTGCTGATTTGATCAAGCGGGCGGCGACCCGAACCCCGCTGCAGTATGCTCAAGAGGGTTGATCCAAGCGCAAAACAGCGACAGCATGGGCGACGAGGCATTCTATCTGGGGAATGCCATTTAGAAATTGAGGTTGCTCATGCGTTTGATCACATTCATGTCCACAGCATTGCTCGTGGTGGTGGGTTTTGCCGCGCCGGTAGCGGCAGCCCAATGCGGCAACAATTCTGGCGGTTTCAACGCGTGGAAATCGGCCTTCGCGCAAGAGGCCGAAAATGCGGGTGTCGGGCAGCGCGGATTGAACGCTCTTGCACAAGCGCAATATGCGTCCGGCACCATCGCGGCAGATCGCAATCAAAAGTCGTTCAAATACACGCTGAGCAAGTTTATGCAGGTTCGCGGGGCTGATACGATTGTGGCCCAAGGCCGCAAGCGCAAGGCGCGTGACGCCGCCTTTTATCAGTCCCTAGAAGCCCGCTTTGGCGTCCCTGCAGGTGTCATTATTGCGATCCACGGAATGGAAACCGGATTTGGCGGCTTTATGGGCGATAGCGCTGTCGTGTCGGCGATTAGCACACTCGCCTATGATTGCCGCCGGTCAGACTTTTTCAAACCGCACGCTATCGGCGCGCTGAAACTGGTCGATACCGGCGCCATTACCGGAGCTACCAAGGGGGCAAAACACGGCGAGCTGGGCCATACTCAGTTTCTACCCGGCAACGCGCTACGCTACGGCATTGATGCCAATGGCGACGGGCGTGTTGATTTCTACAATCAGGCCGACGCGCTGGCGTCCACGGCGAATTTTCTGCGCCAGAAGGGCTGGCAACCGGGAAAGGGGTACGGTGAAGGTCAGGCCAACTATGCCGTGATCAAGCAGTGGAATGCCGCTGGCGTTTATCAAAAGGCGATTGCCATCATGGCCGCGCGGATCGACGGCTAGAGGCGGTTCTGTCCGGGCTCTGATCATGGGGCGCAATGGCGGGCGCGCGCCAGAGGGATGCCTATTGCAAGGTAGGCATTAGTTAACTCTGCACAGGGTCGATCGGCCCCAGCGGTCCGCCCATCGCCATCTCGACAAACCGTGCAGCAGCCAACAACCGGGCCTCGCCGCGCGGCTTGCCCACTAGTTGCAAACCGATGGGCATGTTGCGGGGGCCAAGCCCCACTGGCACCGATATCGCGGGAAGGCCCGCCGTCGTCGCAAGGAAGGCGAAGCGCAGCCAATCCATGTAGCCGGTAAGGGTCTGGCCGCCGATCTCGCTCACCCATTCCTCGGATTGAGGATGCGGCATGCAGCCGACCACGGGCAGGGCCAGCACATCGAACCGCCCAAAGAAGGCCTGCATTGCGTTAAAGATGGTCATGCGGCCGACCTGTGCTTCAGCCACGTCCTGAATTGTCAGGCTCTCGCCGAAACGGGTGTTTTCCTCCAGCGTCGGTTTGAAGTGCTGGCGCACCGCCGGGTCTACTGTGCGCGCGCCGGTGACCCAGCTGATTCCGCGTAGGATGTGATAGGTCCGGTCCAGTCCGGCAACATCGGGGCAGGCCTCTTCGACGGTGGCACCGCTCCGCTCTAGCTGCTGCATCGCGGCGCTCAGATGATCTGCCATCTCGGCATCCACCGGGCAGAGGCCGCCCAGATCAAGCGCGAAACCGATACGCAGCTTGCCGTTGGCCCGTTGCACAGCCTCCTGAAACGGCACGTCTGGGGCGGGATATGAGATGGGAAATCTCGCCTCGAACCCAGCCATTGTATCGAGAAAGAGCGCGCAATCGGTGACCGAGCGCGCCATCGGACCCTGCGCGCTTTCGATCATGAATCCGGCTTTGGGCGATGCCCCCCCTGCGCGTCCGGGGCTGGGACGCATTCCGACGACGCCGCAATATGCCGCTGGCGTGCGCAGCGAGCCGCCGTGGTCGGACCCGTGGCTGAGCCATACCTCGCCCGTCGCCAGACCTGCCGCTGCTCCGCCAGAAGAGCCGCCTGCGTTCATCGACGTGTTCCACGGGTTCACCGTCGCACCAAATACATCGTTGAACGTATTTGCCCCTGCGCCCATTTCGGGTGTGTTGGTTTTGCCCACCACCAGTGCGCCGCGCGCCTCCAGCCGCTCTACCAGCGGATCGCTGGCATCGGGGACGAAGTCCGCCAGGCCCCGCGTGCCGAAGGTCGTGCGTACGCCAGCGACCGGCATCAGGTCCTTTATGCCAATTGGCAGCCCGGCCAACCAGCCGGGCGCGCCGCGCTCACCGTTGGGCAGCGCAGAAATTGCAGCCTCCGCGCGGTCCCAGCAGGTCGTGGGCATAGCATTGACGATTGGATCAACAGCCTCTGTGCGGGCGCGCGATGCCATGATCAGGTCGCGCGGCTCAATCTCGCCCTTGCGCAGGAGTGCAACAACTTCGTGAGCCTCGAACGCGCACAGGTCCGGTCCGGTAAAAGGATGTGATTCAGACGATTTCATTGCGTCCTCCCGGCTGCTTGCGCGTTTTGAAGGCGCTCGCAAAAAAGTAAACAAGGGAAGGCGTCCAAGTGCAAGAAAACTTGGTTACGGTTCCTCGGGTTCTGGTTTGCACCCACGGCCAGCTCAGGTACCTCTGACGCCTCCCGCTCGCGTTATCTGTTCACTTTTACATCACGCGTTTGCTCGGCAAATGCGCTAGATAACTACTTCAAATGCAGCAAGAAAAGGCTGAATAGCTCAGCCTGAGAGGATATGTTTAGCTTGCTGTAAGCATTGCGCCTATGGCTTTTCACCGTTGGCAGCGAAACGCCCAGAGTCAAAGCGATCGATCTGCTGCTGTGACCAATGAGAACAAGCTGTACGATCTCTCGCTCCCTCTCGGTAAGGATGTCTGCACCAAAATCATGAAACCGGGTTTCTTGGTTCATACCGCTGTTGATGGCATCCAAGCTACTGGGATTCAGTGAAAATTGTCGTTGCAGTACAGAGTTCAAAATTGGAAACAGCTTCTTGATCGACGCATAACACGCCTGTGTTTCGGCGCTCCCTAATGGGGTGAGAAAACTCAGGTCGAGCGCTGTGCCGTCGGGTAGATTCACGAGGGCGATTACCTCGGCCATGTTCTTGGGCCAGCCCGGCGTGCAGTATCCGATCGCCTCAGAATCCTCAATATGCACGTCGAGTTCGTTTTCGTCCGGCATGTGCTGGTTGGATCGCGCGCACGATCGTGGCGCAGACATATGCGCCCTATGAAATCTTCATCTCGCTGGCGATCATCTACATGATCATCACGTTTTTCATCCAGAAATTAATGGCCCGGATCGAACGCTGGCTGGGCCGCTACACGGTAAGGACGGGCTGAGTATGACCGTATCGCAACCCCTCATCCGCATGGAGAATGTCGGCAAGCATTTCGGCAACTTCAAGGCGTTAAACGACATCAACCTTGCCGTTGCCAAGGGCGAACGGATTGTGGTTTGTGGCCCCTCCGGGTCGGGAAAATCGACCATGATACGCTGTATTAACCGGCTGGAAAAACACGACGAGGGCCGGATATTTATCGGCGATATCGAGTTAGCGGACAAACTAAAAGACCTCAACGCGGTACGCCGCGAGGTTGGCATGGTCTTTCAGAGCTTCAACCTGTTCCCGCATATGACGATCCTCAAGAACCTGATGTTGGCACAGAAACTGGTGCGCAAGACCCCCAAGGTCGAGGCACGAGAGGTGGCGATGCACTACCTTGAGCGCGTCAAAATCCCAGAACAGGCCGATAAATACCCGATCCAGCTGTCTGGCGGGCAGCAACAGCGCGTCGCCATTGCCCGCGCCTTGTGCATGAAGCCTGAGGTGATGCTGTTTGACGAGCCGACATCGGCGCTAGACCCCGAAATGATCAGCGAGGTGCTGGAGGTGATGACCAGCCTTGCCAGCGATGGAATGACGATGGTCTGCGTGACGCATGAGATGGGCTTTGCCAGGTCGGTCGCCGACCGCGTAATCTTTATGGACGGCGGCGAGATCGTGGAAGAGGGCCCGCCAGACACATTTTTCAGCGCGCCCAAGCATGCCCGCACACAGCTTTTCCTTAGCCAAATCCTCAGCCATTAGGACGCCCAAGAATGACCCAATCCCTCCCGCCGCATGAAACTTTCCTGAGCTTTGCCGAGACGCTGGCCGACGTCAGCCGCGCCATGCTGCGCGAGGCGAGCGAGCAGGTTCCGCAAGTTGAGATCAAACCAGACGCGTCCTTTGTTACCACCACCGATAAGGCGGTCGAAACGGCACTGCGCGATCGGATCATTGATGCCTACCCAAGCCACGGTATCCTGGGTGAGGAATTTGAGAACGTAAATACCGATGCCGAATTCGTCTGGGTGCTGGACCCGATTGACGGCACCGCACCCTTTATTGCCGGGATTCCGATTTACGGCACGTTGATTGGGCTTGCCTGGAATGGCGCGCCATTTCTGGGCGTGATCGACCAGCCTGTTACCGCTGACCGTTGGACGGGCGTCGCCCACAGCTTCGCTCTTCATAACAACAGGCCCGTTCATGTGCGCCCTTGTGCGTCACTTGAAACCGCCTTTGTTACCTGCAGCAACAGTGACTTTATGTCAAACAGCGAGCGCCCGCGCTTTGATCGCATCCGAAAGCGCGCGCAGTACGTGCAATACGGAGGGTCATGCTTTGCCTACGGTGCGATGGCAT
It encodes:
- a CDS encoding amino acid ABC transporter ATP-binding protein, giving the protein MTVSQPLIRMENVGKHFGNFKALNDINLAVAKGERIVVCGPSGSGKSTMIRCINRLEKHDEGRIFIGDIELADKLKDLNAVRREVGMVFQSFNLFPHMTILKNLMLAQKLVRKTPKVEAREVAMHYLERVKIPEQADKYPIQLSGGQQQRVAIARALCMKPEVMLFDEPTSALDPEMISEVLEVMTSLASDGMTMVCVTHEMGFARSVADRVIFMDGGEIVEEGPPDTFFSAPKHARTQLFLSQILSH
- a CDS encoding inositol monophosphatase family protein gives rise to the protein MTQSLPPHETFLSFAETLADVSRAMLREASEQVPQVEIKPDASFVTTTDKAVETALRDRIIDAYPSHGILGEEFENVNTDAEFVWVLDPIDGTAPFIAGIPIYGTLIGLAWNGAPFLGVIDQPVTADRWTGVAHSFALHNNRPVHVRPCASLETAFVTCSNSDFMSNSERPRFDRIRKRAQYVQYGGSCFAYGAMASGRTDMAVDSGLDPFDVYACAAVILGAGGQFGDWTGAPLSFEMAGHVLAAGDKARFDEAISILGSAHA
- a CDS encoding ABC transporter permease — its product is MRGTANPKLMLMILSAVFAFLYIPISVLFALSFNEGGLPTVWTGFSVKWYGELFRNGDIMGAALNTLIVAIVSTILATILGTLLAVGVEIRRRKGRFLETIIFAPMIIPDIVLAIALLSFFSLLNFTMGLHTVIVSHVVFNLAFVCSVVRARLKTFDWAIVEASADLGAPMIVTLWRVVLPVMLPAVIAGALLAFTLSLDEFIIAFFTAGAGRDSITLPMQIFAMIRFGVTPEINALAAIVMTVSVIILALSQRLNRGGLPGQ
- a CDS encoding lytic murein transglycosylase — protein: MRLITFMSTALLVVVGFAAPVAAAQCGNNSGGFNAWKSAFAQEAENAGVGQRGLNALAQAQYASGTIAADRNQKSFKYTLSKFMQVRGADTIVAQGRKRKARDAAFYQSLEARFGVPAGVIIAIHGMETGFGGFMGDSAVVSAISTLAYDCRRSDFFKPHAIGALKLVDTGAITGATKGAKHGELGHTQFLPGNALRYGIDANGDGRVDFYNQADALASTANFLRQKGWQPGKGYGEGQANYAVIKQWNAAGVYQKAIAIMAARIDG
- a CDS encoding amidase translates to MKSSESHPFTGPDLCAFEAHEVVALLRKGEIEPRDLIMASRARTEAVDPIVNAMPTTCWDRAEAAISALPNGERGAPGWLAGLPIGIKDLMPVAGVRTTFGTRGLADFVPDASDPLVERLEARGALVVGKTNTPEMGAGANTFNDVFGATVNPWNTSMNAGGSSGGAAAGLATGEVWLSHGSDHGGSLRTPAAYCGVVGMRPSPGRAGGASPKAGFMIESAQGPMARSVTDCALFLDTMAGFEARFPISYPAPDVPFQEAVQRANGKLRIGFALDLGGLCPVDAEMADHLSAAMQQLERSGATVEEACPDVAGLDRTYHILRGISWVTGARTVDPAVRQHFKPTLEENTRFGESLTIQDVAEAQVGRMTIFNAMQAFFGRFDVLALPVVGCMPHPQSEEWVSEIGGQTLTGYMDWLRFAFLATTAGLPAISVPVGLGPRNMPIGLQLVGKPRGEARLLAAARFVEMAMGGPLGPIDPVQS
- a CDS encoding ABC transporter ATP-binding protein, which codes for MTDALLSIKGASKHFGAVRAIDGIDLDIHENEFFALLGASGSGKTTLLRMLAGFEIPDAGQIILDGKDVSNVPPNHRPVNLMFQSYALFPHMSVAQNIAYGLEMEKLPKVQIKSRVDEILEVIQLSHLAKRKPDQLSGGQRQRVALARALVKRPRVLLLDEPLGALDKKLRGEMQLELKRIQHEFGITFIIVTHDQEEALVMADRVAILKDGKLLQSGTPREIYEHPGSRFAADFIGVMNFFPVRENAGQLFAEDGSVIAAGTPLSDGQQGVAAVRPERLSLIPKAENSTTGRVVATAYHGLDLQVHLKTPAAPEPILMRLTAGDAEARPVAEGDEIIVYWAARDTRAFPL
- a CDS encoding helix-turn-helix domain-containing protein — protein: MPDENELDVHIEDSEAIGYCTPGWPKNMAEVIALVNLPDGTALDLSFLTPLGSAETQACYASIKKLFPILNSVLQRQFSLNPSSLDAINSGMNQETRFHDFGADILTEREREIVQLVLIGHSSRSIALTLGVSLPTVKSHRRNAYSKLNISSQAELFSLFLLHLK
- a CDS encoding ABC transporter permease, yielding MTDRKPLYLMTPALVWLTAFMVVPCLLVLALAFFRRGIYGGIEYTFTMENIALVFDPLYAGIFLKSAWIAGLSATIAVVIGYAAAYAIAAAPSRRQATLLFFAVLPFWSNYLVRTYAWIVMLNREGLIAGVAVWLGYDGDLPKMLYTETAVVIGLVYNYLPFVILACYAPLSRLNPEIAEASRDLGGGGWTTFRRVILPMTVPGIATGFVFVFVLSIGNFVTPALLGGGQFQMIGNLVYAQFLTANDWPFGAALSMFLIAIMMGLLTLQTFATERASGARRED
- a CDS encoding polyamine ABC transporter substrate-binding protein; amino-acid sequence: MFSKLKVIGAAALGTALALSATVAGAEKLVVSNWDGYMAPGAIDAFNEATGNEAELVLHGTNEEIMGKLIASKGKGYDVVFVSSPFAEVLHNLGLAEELDHDKIPNITNLYEQATQLSHDEGNTFSLPYAWGTTGLCYRSDLVEGTPDSWSDLLKPTEALSGKTTMLATDRWLLGAAMLANGYSVNTTDADELATVRDQLIETKGTLLAYDDTTFYAKLVSGEAELVQAWDGWCNYGIAENADIKYIVPSEGSDLWVDTMVILKNSEHKEAAYAFVDFILEPANHGWAAENILYKVPNKSAMEALSEDFVAQYPNMGITPDQLLKYEQLRDVGEAQRAYSRIVSEIKAN